One genomic region from Brachionichthys hirsutus isolate HB-005 chromosome 24, CSIRO-AGI_Bhir_v1, whole genome shotgun sequence encodes:
- the pnpla4 gene encoding patatin-like phospholipase domain-containing protein 4, with protein MAVLNLSFAACGFLGIYHLGAVEALCRHGDKLLGSLGSCAGASAGALVAAVTITAPDRLERCTEFTYGFAGNVRRQRFGAATPGFDFLLALREGIEAILPTEAHILADGRLYVSVTHARSGRNHVVSSFASREELITALLASSYVPVFAGFKAVEFRGQKWIDGGFSDSLPILPVGRTVTVSPFAGVQDVCPVHRGRFNARLRLANMSIMLSVENIKRLHWALFPPSPGGMRALRDEGFHDAVRFLRREAWMS; from the exons ATGGCCGTCCTGAACCTGTCCTTCGCTGCGTGTGGATTCCTGGGCATCTACCACCTGGGTGCCGTGGAGGCCTTGTGCCGCCATGGCGACAAGCTGCTGGGCTCCCTCGGGTCCTGTGCCGGGGCCTCGGCTGGGGCCCTGGTCGCCGCGGTAACGATTACAGCTCCCGACAGGCTCGAG CGCTGCACAGAATTCACGTACGGATTTGCTGGCAACGTGAGACGGCAGCGATTCGGCGCGGCCACGCCGGGATTCGACTTCCTGCTCGCCTTACG ggagGGAATAGAAGCTATTCTACCAACAGAGGCTCACATCCTGGCCGATGGGCGCCTCTACGTCTCGGTGACGCACGCCAGAAGTGGGAGGAACCACGTTGTGTCCAGCTTCGCCTCCAGGGAGGAGCTCATAacg GCTCTGCTGGCCAGCAGCTACGTCCCCGTCTTCGCTGGATTCAAAGCGGTTGAATTCAGAGGGCAG AAATGGATCGATGGCGGTTTCTCTGACAGCCTCCCAATCCTGCCCGTGGGACGAACCGTCACCGTGTCCCCCTTTGCCGGGGTGCAGGACGTGTGTCCCGTCCATAGGGGGCGCTTCAACGCTCGCCTCAGACTGGCCAACATGAGCATAATG CTCTCCGTGGAGAACATCAAACGCCTGCACTGGGCTCTGTTCCCGCCGTCCCCCGGCGGCATGCGGGCGCTGCGTGACGAAGGTTTCCACGACGCCGTGAGGTTTCTGAGGAGAGAGGCCTGGATGAGCTGA